GTCACGTGGTGAGGTTCGGCCTGGATCCCAAGTGCCTCGATTTCGGGAAGATGGAAGCCACCGCTCAAGGCGGCGCCGAAATGGATGTGAAAATCAAAGAGGGGATTCAGAAAGAGACCGCCCAGAAGATGGTGAAGTTCATCAAGACTTTTAAACTCAAAGTCGAGCCAGCCATTCAGGAAGACCAGTTGAGGATCACCGGCAAGCAGATCGACGACCTGCAGGAAGTGATGCGGCAGCTTAAAGCCCAGGATTACGACATCCCTCTGCAGTTCGTGAACCTGAAGCGCTAGACAGCAATGCTGGCATTACTAGCCTCGGTCTTCGTCATATCGTTGTCCGGCGCCCTGATGCCCGGTCCGGTGTTTGCAACCGTTTTGGTTAAAAGCTGCAAGTCGCAGTGGGCAGGCGTCCAGGCTTCGCTTGGGCACGCCGTTATCGAAGTGCCATTGATCATTCTCATCTACTTCGGCGCCGCCGCATTTTTTGCCCATACCGCAGTCCAGTTTGTTCTGGGCGTGCTCGGCGGCGGCATGGTGGTGTGGATGGGAATCGGGATGTTCCGCGCCCGGAAGGCTATCGCCACCGGGCAGAAGGATACGGCGTACAGCGCATTTACCGCCGGCATAGTCCTCTCAGTGGGCAATCCGTTCTTTCTTTTATGGTGGGCGACCGTTGGCGCGCTCTTGGTGTCAAAAGCGGCTGAATTTGGCGCAGGGGGGCTCTGGGGGCTGATTCTGACCCATTGGCTGACCGACCTGATATGGATGTCCTTTGTATCGTTTGTGGTGTATAGGACACACCGTCTCTGGGCTCCCGTAGTCCAGGAAGGAGTTTTCATCCTGTGCTCATTGCTTCTGGTGGGGTTCGGTGGGTGGTTTATCGTGTCAGGTGTTCAATCGGTAATCTGAAATGTATAAAAAGTACTCCCGGGAAGACCAGAAAGCGTTGGCAACCTGGGCTGCGAACTGCGCCGAACGGGTGTTAACGCTATTCGAAAAGACTGTCCCGAGCGACAACAGACCTCGAAAAGCCATCGAGCAGTGCCGGGAGTGGGTAGGAACCGGAATTTTCAGCATGGCAGTGATCAGATCAGCATCGCTTTCCGCCCATGCCGCTGCGCGTGAGGCGCCAATTGAGGCAGCAAGATACGCCGCCCGCGCCGCCGGACAGGCTGTGGCAACCGCTCATGTTCCCCAGCATGCCTTTGGCGCTGCGTACTACGCTCTCAAGGCGATGGCGGCGGCCGATTCGGCTAATGCCAAAGCTAACGTGGCGAGGGAATGGGAATGGGAGGCGGGGCAGGTGCCCGAGAACTTGAGGGATGAGGTGTTAAAGAGGGTTGTGATCCAGCCCACTAAAAAGGGCATCTCGATTAAGATAGACAAAAGCGGAGATTTTTAGATTCTTTAATCGGTGGCTAATTCGCCTATAGTTTTTTGTATCCGCCGTGACCGGGTCTCCGGTTTTTTGGCTTCTGTGATGTACTCGACGTATTCTTTCCTATGGCTATAGGAAAGCTTATCGAATCGATCGCGGGAGACGGGGTTCTTGTCCAAGGCTGTCGAGAGGTCAGCCGGAATTACAACAGTTCTTTCCTCGGTGTCTTTTTCCATCATTACATGGATGGAGTCGCCGGCGTTCTTTCCCAATGATTTGCGCATCTCGGCGTCAATACCGATAACGTGTCCGCCGGTCATTGGTTGAATGGTGCCGCGGTATGGGCGGCCGTCGAAGGTGCCTTTGACAGCGACGCGGGCTCTGGTACCGAAAACCTCTTCAACATCGAAGGGGACGCAGATATAGGCGGCGCGGGGGGCATCGGGGGGACTCTGGATGACGGCTTCGAATTCAGGCAAGGGATTTCACCCTTTCCAAAAAGAGAGTTAGATCAAACCCCAATCATGGTATCCCTGTTGTAAAAGAGCTAAGTACTCAGGTGCGGGTTTGGATTCCTCGGCGGGGTGGGCTGGAACGTATGTGAAACAAGAGAGCGACTCCCCAGTTTCGGTGTTAACTATTACATTGAGTTTGGTGTTTTGGGTGGGGAATCCCTCGGCAATGTCCAGTTTCTTCAGAGCTGAATCGGGGACGTCGTAAACACCCCCTTTGACACGTGCGCCGCGGAGGGGTTTCAGGGCGGCGGTCCCGCCGTGGGAAATCCGCGACCATCCGGTGAATACCAGTTGATAGTTTGAAAGAGTGGCGGAGACTCTGGGCTTGCACTCCGGGCAGCGCTGGGCCATGTATTTTCTGGACAGGGAGGCGCCATAGGCGAAGTAAAGCGGCATATCGGCATTATAGCACAGGCCGATGCGAGGCTTTAGAGGTTAATTTCAGGTTGGATTTCGTAACAAAACGTTTGTTTTGGGTTTGACTTTTAGCTAGGGGCGTCTTATATTGGCATCGATTTTTGGGAGGGTGGTTAGCCGTATGCGGGCTGCCGATGAACCGATTGTAATCGAGAGCCTGGGCCGGCTGAATGAGTACGGCGCGGATGACCTCCTTGTTTGTTGCGCCTCCTTTGAAGAACGGTGCGTGTCAGCCATCCAACGGATGAGCGCCAATTTCAGAGTAAGATATTCAATCATCTTCGTAATCGAAGAACCGCGTTACCAGGACGCCATAGACTTCAACCTCACCAAGATCCAAACCATGCTTTCGCGTAAAACGTCCGAGGGTGTTTTCGTCATTCGTTGCCAGCGCGACGACCCGTGGAAGGCGTAGCCCAGTTAAAGACGATTTGGAAGCGATGCCGGCCGAAGGATGCCGAAGAACCGTACATCACACTTGATATTTCCGGCTTTTCGAAGGTGTACCTTTTAGGTCTGCTGCACTATCTGGTGGCGGAACTCAACATGGGTTTGCCTAGGATCGTCCACACCACCCAGACGTACGCCCCTTCACGGCTGACACAGGGCGTGCATCAGATCACCACGGTGGCCAATTTCTTCGGTTCTTTTTCGGTTGAAAAAGAGACGGTGCTCGTCCTCTTCCTGGGTTTCGAGGCCGAACGATCTCTTTCTGTTTGGAAACAATTCAATCCCAGCCGCACGATCTGTCTTGTAACCGCTCCCCGCGACGGCAATGAAGAATACCTTCGATATGCCGAAAAGAACAATGATGTCCTTCTCGCCCAGCCGAACGTGGAAGTCAGGCGGGTGGCGGCGGATTCACCCTATCACATCCGCAACACCCTGGAGTCTATCTGGGAGGAATTCAAGGCTTCGGCTAACATGATCATCGGTCCGTTCGGGACTAAACCCCAAACGGTGGGTATTTTCGTGTTCTGGCTGGAGCATCCGCGGGTTCAGATCGTCTACTCTTTCCCGAGCGAGTATACCAAGAGCTATTTGAACCGAAAGCCAGGAAAAACTATCGTACTTCCCCTGACCAACGTTAATAGGGGCACCATCGATCCAAAATTCCAATTCTCCAGAACGGGAGATCTTTGATCCGGTCGAACAGCTTTTAAAGCTGCGGCATTGATTCTGCCGAATTATATTTGAACTAAAATATATTTGTGGCATTTCGGGGATCTTGTGCCTATAATGGCTTCAATATCCCAATTGAAAGGCCGCCCGCAAGCTTGATGTCCAACTTTTGGCAAGATTTCCTGCTGACCTTCGTTCCCCTGTTCATCGTCATCGACGCTGTCGGCAACCTTCCGTTTGTCATCGCTCTGACCGAGGATTCCACCAAGGAAGAGCGGTGGCGCATCATCAATTTGGCGACTATCACGGCCGCCGCGGTCGGCCTGTTCTTTTTATTTCTCGGCAGTTTCATCCTGAAAGCCATGAACATAAGCGGCGGCGCCTTTGCCATCGCCGGCGGCATCATCCTGATGGTTTTCGCCATCCGCTATATGACCACCGGACACATGGTGGAAGTCATCAAGGAGGAAATGGTGGCGGTGGTCCCGATAGGCACACCCCTCACGGTCGGTCCAGCAACGATCACCACCTTGCTGCTGCTTTCAAACCAATACCCAGTTTATATCGTATTCATCGCATTCGCGGTTAACATATTCATTGCATGGCTGACCTTTGTCGCCGCCGGATTTTTCATGCGTTTGATGGGCCGGGGCGGCCTGAGGGCCATTTCCAGGGTTTTCAGCCTGCTGCTGGCGGCACTCGCGGTGAGCATGGTCATTCGCGGGCTGGAACTGATCAACGTCCTGCCCACGGCCCCGGCGTAGCTTTATCAGTTACCCTAAAGTCCCGGCTTTGTTTAGCTTTAAAAATAATTGGTTCCAAACGCTTGACAATCGTGTTAGCTTGGGCTATCGTATAATTCAAATTTACGAAGGAGGGTATTTATGGAAGGTTATTGCATGAAATGCCGGACCAAGAGAGTTATGAAGAACGCCAAGGCTATCACCATGAAGAACGGCCGGCCGGCCACCCAGGGCGTCTGCCCCGTCTGCGGCACCAAGATGTTCAAGATCGGCAAAGCCTAAATTCATCAACACGTTTGATTAAATGAGACCGGGCCACAGCGCCCGGTCTTTGTTTTTTTCCGAAAATTATTAAACAATTAGTCTTGACAGCCTATCTGGCCGCTAATATAATCCAACCGATGATTGAACATTCAGTGAAAGCTGAAAAAACGCGCCGGCCTACCTGGCGCGACGAAAAAGCCGAAGAGCGCCGCCTTCAGCTCATCGATACGGCGCTGGAGGTTTTTGCCCGAAAAGGCTTCGACAAGACCAGCGTGCGGGAACTTGCAGCCGCGGCCGGGGTGGCCCAAGGGCTCATGTACCACTATTTCAAAAGCAAGGACAAGCTCCTTGAAGCTGTAGTCGAGAGGCACAGTTTCCTGCCGCAACTCAAGAGCCTGCTGGCAACCCTCCATAACGAGCCGGCGGCCAAGGTATTGAAAGCCGTCGGACGGCAGTTCTACGATCTCCTCGGGCAAAAAGAAAGCCTGATGAACATATTTTTCCACGAAACGCAGAGCCATCCCATCGTCCCTCGCATCTGGCGCGGCATCATGAACGAAGGCATCTCGCTGTTTCAGAACTACCTCGATGAACGGGTCAAGGCCGGAGAACTAAGAACCCACAACACCGACGTGACCGCGCGTACCCTGGCTTACACCATCGTTTTGCTACGCGCCGGCGGCGTCGCCTTCCACCAGCGGACCCGCCCTGAAGCCTTCATCGACCAGATGGTGGACAATATTCTCAGTGGCATAGCCGCTTGACTTACCAAAACTAAACACTTTGGGCAGCTCCCCGGACCTCGATCGGATTTCCGTTTCAAAGACAGTTTGATAGGTCCCGGCGCCGGCGAACCCAACTGACAATATCCCGTTGACAATGCGGAACGGCATACGGTATGATTTTAACCCGCGCCTACTCTGTAGGAGTGTAGCTCAGTTGGTAGAGCAGTGGTCTCCAAAACCACTGGCCGAGGGTTCGAATCCTTCCACTCCTGCCAGCGGCCGAGATGGTGGAATGGTAGACACGCTAGCTTGAGGGGCTAGTGAGTGATGAGCTCGTGGGAGTTCAAATCTCCCTCTCGGCACCATTAAAAACTTATGGTATAATCCCGGTTCATCGGGCGGAAGTAATTCAGTGGTAGAATGCCTCCTTGCCAAGGAGGATGTCGCGAGTTCGAGTCTCGTCTTCCGCTCCATTTTTGTTCTCTGGCGGACATACCCCGAGTCCGAGGCGAAAAACGGCGACGTAGCCAAGTGGCAAGGCGGGGGTCTGCAAAACCCCTATTCACCGGTTCGAATCCGGTCGTCGCCTCCAATTCTTTCCCCCTTGAACCCCCTCCTACACTTTTTTCAGATGAAAACCCCACGTCGCCAGCAGCGCGGTCAGAATGACCACACTCCAGAGCATCAGGTCCGAGTTTGAGTTCAGGTTCAGCGGTTCCGCCAAGCCGAGAATAATGATCATTCCCGCCAGCGCCCCAAGCGCCGCCAACCATATCGATCCCCGATATTTAAAAGCTTTGCTGAACACCAGCACGCCGAATACCACGCCTAACGCATAGCCGATGATCATGCCCGCGATAGCGCCAACCAGCCCCCCGAACCCGCCGTAGCTGTTCCAATCAATCAGCTTGGATCCGAGGAGCGCGCCCACGATTGCAAAAACATAACCGCCGAAAGCCGAAGCCAGCGCCATCCCGATGAAAGATTTTACCGTTCTTTTCACGTTTTGATCGAGCCCCCTTCTACTTTGGGTAATTGTATCCTAAAAGATGCGGCAGTTAGTAATAATTCGGTTGATTACGTTTGGAGACCCCTTGACACCCCTAGTCACGGACGTTACACTATGACCGTTCATGAATACGCAGAATTTCACTATTGCCCAGGCTGCCGAAAAACTGGGCGTTTCTACGCGCACCATCCGCCGCTACATCAAGGCCGGCAAACTAAGAGCGGACCTGGTTAACGGGCCATTTGGAGAAGAATACCGCATTCGCGAATTGCCGGAAGACCTCAAAAAACTCGAGCCCGCCGAACCCTGGACAGCCCTCGAAAAGCGGGATCCTCTGGCCGGGGCATCACAGGACGCGATGGCTGTTCTACGTGATTTGCAGGAGAAGAACTTGGCCCTGGCTGCTCAACTGGGCGCCGCAACCGAGCGCATCCGCCAGCTCGAGAGCCAGCTTAAAACCAAAAACATCACCGACGGCAAAGCATCCAGTGTCCCGTGGTGGCAGAAGCTTTTCTCCGGGATACGTGCGCTGTTTTCTAGTAAGTCGGAACAACCTATGACCGTTCAATCAACTGAAACGGACGGCGTGTCTAAAACTGTAGAACCCGCCGCTTGAAAATGGCATCCCGCAATCACCTCCGGCACGCCGCCCTGGCGCTCCCACCGAAGGCGATGCTGATTCCGAACAGGAAGCCGAAATCGTACCAGCCGCCATTATTGTGGACTTCGTAGATATTCACGTTGTTGGAAAACAGCGAGATTATGAACGTTATGGGGGATATTATTCCCTGCCAGAGCCCTGACCAAAAACCGGCGATATGATCGGCTCCATCAGGCGTGTTCAATGCGGGATTGGCTCCTGCCGCGCACCCGGCAAGTAGCAAAACCGTTACCAAAGTCGCGGCGGTGAGTAGTAGTCTCATCTTCATCATTTTCCCTCGCTAATTTCCGCAACGATGCGATGAGGTGGCCAATTGAATCATTGGTGCCGGGAGAGGGGATCGAACCCACACGACCGAAGTCGGCGGATTTTAAGTCCGCTGCGTCTGCCAGTTCCGCCATCCCGGCGCCGGAACAGATTATAGCATAAGGCGTCGGGATTTTGGCGAAACGGAAATCCGGGCGGTTTCGACGTTGAACAGCTATGTCACCGATGACACAACAACTGCGAAATGGAGCGACGCCCCGATAATTATCCAGATGTGGAAAATGTCGTGGAAACCGAACAACCCTGGTACCGGATTGGGACGTTTCAGAGCATAGATGACGGCGCCGATGCTGTAGGCAACGCCGCCGGCCACTACCCCCCAAAATGCGAGCCGCGGCATCGAGAGCCACAATTGCCGCATCGGCGCCAGCGCCAGCCATCCCATGCCCAAATACAGGATTGGCGACAGGATTCTCGGGGCGTGCATCCAGAACAGCTTGTAGAAGATACCTATAGCCACGATGACCCACGGTATAGCGATCATGAAAACCCGCCACAAGCCGTCAAGGTAGATATAGACAAGCGGCGTGTAGCTGCCGGCGATCATGATGAAAATGGCGATATGGTCCAGTTTCCGCCAGACAGAGGTTTCACCATCCCGGCGTTTTAGCGCGTGGTATAAGGCGCTGAAAGAAAATAAAGCGGTGATCGACAAGCCGTAAATGACAACAACGGTAAGGAGGTCCCATCTGCCCCAGGTCAAAATAAGCAAGGCGACTAATCCTGCGCCTCCGGCGACAGCCCCGCCAAGGTGAGAATAGCATGAAAAAGCTTCGGCGCGCTTAGCTACGATGTTACATTCCTCTTCTTTCGCGGTATTATAACCGGACGGAGGCAAAACTGCCACCTTAGGTCGATATTTATTGACTTTAATGAGGCAATTCTGTTTTAATTAGCATTTGTTTGCTGAATAAACAAGGAGAAATCTGTATGGATAAAATCGCCGTTACTTTATCGCCGCGTACCGTGACCGGCAAGAAAACCCGCTTCCTGCGTCGCGCCGGCGTTACCCCCTGCCATGTTTTCGGCCACAACCTGGCCTCGGAAACCCTGCAGGCAGCAACCGCCGATCTGGAAAAGGTTGTCGCCATGGCCGGTACCACCCGGTTGGTAGCACTACAGACCGAAGGCCAGAAGAAGGCTCGCATGGCTTTCATCCGCGAAGTCCAGCGTACTCCGGTTGGCGGCGGTCTTTTTCATGTGGACTTCTACCAGGTCAATATGAACGAGCCCATCACTGCTGAGATCCCGCTACGGCTTGTCGGTGAAGCCCCGGCCCTCAAGACCAAAGGCCGCATCCTGGTCCATCCGATGGCGCACGTCGAGGTCGAAAGCCTGCCCGGTGATCTGCCAGCGAGCATTACCGTCGATATCTCGGTACTGAACGAACTTCATGACGCCATACACGTCAGGGACCTCAAAGTCGAGCCTGAAGTTACCGTCTTGTCCGAGCCCGATCAGCTTATTGCCAAGGTCAGCGAGATCACCGTCAAGGCCGAAGAAGTCATCATCGCCGCCCCGGTTGCCGAAGCTGCCGCTCCTGCCGAGGGTGCCGCTCCTGCCGAGGGTGCCGTCCCGTCCGCTCCCGAAACAAAATAATCGTACAACATCGAAAAACAGAGGCTCATACTGGTCAACCGGCCAGTATGAGCCTCTTCTTTTAGCTATTGTCATTTCAGCATTTACACGCTAAGATTGCGGGAATATTCCGACGATAAGGTTTGTGCGTTGTTAGCAGTAAAAATATCTGAAGTCTCAAAGATCTACGGCGAAAAGAAGGTCGTGGACGGAGTTTCCTTCGAGGTCAACACCGGGGAGATTTTCGCCCTGATAGGTCCCAACGGCGCCGGTAAAACCACCACCATCCGCATGATGATGGATATCATCAAACCGGATGGTGGCGATATCCTGATAATGGGACAGCATCTTGGAGAAGGGTCCAAAAATTGCATCGGTTATCTGCCCGAAGAACGGGGACTCTATCGCAAACTCCGCATAATGGACACTATCGTCTATATGGCCTCTCTGAAGGGAGCGGCGGTCGAGACCGCGGTTTCTCGTGCAGAGGCTCTTCTCAAAAAATTCGGTCTTTATGAGCACCGCTACAAGAAGATAGAGGAACTTTCCAAAGGTATGGGGCAACTTATCCAGTTCGTTGTTACTGTGGCTCACGATCCCGGGTTGATCATCCTCGATGAACCGTTCGCCGGCCTCGACCCTGTCAACACCCGACTTCTGAAAGACACCATCAAGGACCTTCGAGGGGAAGGCAAAGCAATAATTTTGTCTACTCACCGCATGAATGAAGTGCAGGAAATGTGCGACCGGTTGTTCATGATTAACAAGGGTCAGCGTGTTCTCTACGGCGCTCTTAACGACATTCGAAGGCAGTTCCGCTCTAACTCGGTCATCGTCGAATCGGAATCGCCGTTGCCGGCTCTTGCAGGCGTGACCGGGATTGAATCCAAAAATCATTCATCGATATTGAAGCTTGGAGATGCGGCAACGCCTCAATCGGTACTTGCTCAACTCGTCGCTGCCCAGGTGCCGGTAGAGCGGTTCGAGGTGGCCTTGCCTTCATTGGACGATATTTTCGTACAGGTGGTAAAGAAGTCGTGAACAAAACGGCCCTCATCTTTAAACACGAATTCACCACTCTGATCCGACGGACCGGCTTCATTATCATGACCGTCGCAATACCGCTTATCGGGCTCATCCTTATCCTGGGTGGCCAGATTTTTTCCGGCAACCAGGGCGGTGGCGGGCCGGTCGAACAGGTCAAGATCGGATACGTCGACCAGGCTTCGCTCATCACCGGCCATCAACAGGAGGGCAATTTCGATTTTGTCGCTTTTGATTCTGCCGAGGCGGCCAACCAGGCCTTGATCGGCAAAACCGTGTCCGAATATATCGTAATCCCGCCGGACTACATCAACACCGGCGCTCTGGCCAGATTCACCACCGAACGTCAGTTGGAAGTGCCGGGCGATCGGCTGTACGCCATTCAGAACTTCATGCTGGACAATCTGCTATCACCCACTGTGGGGGCTGCTGTCATCGACCGCGTCAAGGCCCCGGCCAACCTTTCAAGCATAATCCTCGATCCCGTCACCGGCTTACCGGCCGAAAATCAGGGAGGCGTGGCGGCTTTCCTGCTGCCTTACCTTTTCAGCATTCTCCTGGTGATGTCGATCTTCACGTCCTCGGGCTACCTGTTGCAGGGACTGGCCGAGGAAAAAGAAAACCGCATCATGGAAGTCCTGCTTTCCAGTGTTTCGGCCAGGCAACTCATAACGGGAAAGGTCCTCGGGTTGGGCGCTGCCGGATTGGCGCAGATGGCGATCTGGCTCTTTTCAGCCCGGTTCCTGGCTAACCTGGCTTCGGCTAACTTTTCGGCTATACTGGGTTCGATCGAGCTATCGGCCAGCTTTGTGATCCTTGGCCTGGCTTATTTCATTCTTGGGTATCTGTTGTTTGCCATACTCCTGGCAGCGATCGGCAGCATTGCTTCGAGCATGCGTGAGAGCCAGCAATTGGCCGCCATTTTCAGCGTCCTGGCGGTCTCACCGCTCTGGGGCCTCGTTTTCATCATTGAAAATCCTCAACACCCGGTGAGCGTTTTCCTTACCATTTTCCCGTTTACCGCCCCCATCACCACGATGATCCGGGTGGGTACCGCGGAAGTGCCGTTCTGGCAGATAGGCTTGAGCATGATGGTGATGGCGGTATCCATTTTCGGGTTCCTGCTGCTTTCGGCCAAGGTCTTCAGGACATTCCTGTTGATGACCGGTAAAACGCCCAAGATCGGCGAGATCCTGCGTATGCTTAAGGAAGCCTAAGCGGGCGACCTTTGTCGTTGCGTTAAGAATGCAGAGACTAACCCGCGCCGATAAGGTTCTTGAGAGGCTTTTCGTCCGCTACCGGGCCGACCAGCGATAACCGCATCCTGTCTTCCCGGATCAGGTCGTCCGCCAGGTCCCTGAGGTCGTCAAGGGTCACCTTTTCGATCCGTTTGATGACCTCTTCAGGCGTCAAGACCTCAGCGGTGAGTATCTCCTGACCTCCCAGCCAAGACGCCACGTGCCTGGAATCTTCCAGGCGCAAAGCCAGCCGTCCTTTAGAGAGTTCCTTGGCTTTAGCCAGTTCCTGGGCGGTCAACGTCGATTTGAGCAGGTTGAGTTCCTTTATCACCGCTTCGATTGCCTTGAGCAGGTTATCTGGGTCCACACTGGCGGCCACGGT
This is a stretch of genomic DNA from Dehalogenimonas etheniformans. It encodes these proteins:
- a CDS encoding LysE family transporter yields the protein MLALLASVFVISLSGALMPGPVFATVLVKSCKSQWAGVQASLGHAVIEVPLIILIYFGAAAFFAHTAVQFVLGVLGGGMVVWMGIGMFRARKAIATGQKDTAYSAFTAGIVLSVGNPFFLLWWATVGALLVSKAAEFGAGGLWGLILTHWLTDLIWMSFVSFVVYRTHRLWAPVVQEGVFILCSLLLVGFGGWFIVSGVQSVI
- a CDS encoding YajQ family cyclic di-GMP-binding protein, producing MPSMDVVSAVDLQALDNAINNVKRDITSRYDFRNIKSEISLNRKEKTIHLQSGDDVKVKAMTEMLIGHVVRFGLDPKCLDFGKMEATAQGGAEMDVKIKEGIQKETAQKMVKFIKTFKLKVEPAIQEDQLRITGKQIDDLQEVMRQLKAQDYDIPLQFVNLKR
- the trhA gene encoding PAQR family membrane homeostasis protein TrhA — protein: MPPSGYNTAKEEECNIVAKRAEAFSCYSHLGGAVAGGAGLVALLILTWGRWDLLTVVVIYGLSITALFSFSALYHALKRRDGETSVWRKLDHIAIFIMIAGSYTPLVYIYLDGLWRVFMIAIPWVIVAIGIFYKLFWMHAPRILSPILYLGMGWLALAPMRQLWLSMPRLAFWGVVAGGVAYSIGAVIYALKRPNPVPGLFGFHDIFHIWIIIGASLHFAVVVSSVT
- a CDS encoding MerR family DNA-binding transcriptional regulator — its product is MNTQNFTIAQAAEKLGVSTRTIRRYIKAGKLRADLVNGPFGEEYRIRELPEDLKKLEPAEPWTALEKRDPLAGASQDAMAVLRDLQEKNLALAAQLGAATERIRQLESQLKTKNITDGKASSVPWWQKLFSGIRALFSSKSEQPMTVQSTETDGVSKTVEPAA
- a CDS encoding ABC transporter permease, coding for MNKTALIFKHEFTTLIRRTGFIIMTVAIPLIGLILILGGQIFSGNQGGGGPVEQVKIGYVDQASLITGHQQEGNFDFVAFDSAEAANQALIGKTVSEYIVIPPDYINTGALARFTTERQLEVPGDRLYAIQNFMLDNLLSPTVGAAVIDRVKAPANLSSIILDPVTGLPAENQGGVAAFLLPYLFSILLVMSIFTSSGYLLQGLAEEKENRIMEVLLSSVSARQLITGKVLGLGAAGLAQMAIWLFSARFLANLASANFSAILGSIELSASFVILGLAYFILGYLLFAILLAAIGSIASSMRESQQLAAIFSVLAVSPLWGLVFIIENPQHPVSVFLTIFPFTAPITTMIRVGTAEVPFWQIGLSMMVMAVSIFGFLLLSAKVFRTFLLMTGKTPKIGEILRMLKEA
- a CDS encoding DUF5679 domain-containing protein, coding for MEGYCMKCRTKRVMKNAKAITMKNGRPATQGVCPVCGTKMFKIGKA
- a CDS encoding MarC family protein, whose amino-acid sequence is MSNFWQDFLLTFVPLFIVIDAVGNLPFVIALTEDSTKEERWRIINLATITAAAVGLFFLFLGSFILKAMNISGGAFAIAGGIILMVFAIRYMTTGHMVEVIKEEMVAVVPIGTPLTVGPATITTLLLLSNQYPVYIVFIAFAVNIFIAWLTFVAAGFFMRLMGRGGLRAISRVFSLLLAALAVSMVIRGLELINVLPTAPA
- a CDS encoding ABC transporter ATP-binding protein; the encoded protein is MLAVKISEVSKIYGEKKVVDGVSFEVNTGEIFALIGPNGAGKTTTIRMMMDIIKPDGGDILIMGQHLGEGSKNCIGYLPEERGLYRKLRIMDTIVYMASLKGAAVETAVSRAEALLKKFGLYEHRYKKIEELSKGMGQLIQFVVTVAHDPGLIILDEPFAGLDPVNTRLLKDTIKDLRGEGKAIILSTHRMNEVQEMCDRLFMINKGQRVLYGALNDIRRQFRSNSVIVESESPLPALAGVTGIESKNHSSILKLGDAATPQSVLAQLVAAQVPVERFEVALPSLDDIFVQVVKKS
- a CDS encoding putative immunity protein, with the translated sequence MYKKYSREDQKALATWAANCAERVLTLFEKTVPSDNRPRKAIEQCREWVGTGIFSMAVIRSASLSAHAAAREAPIEAARYAARAAGQAVATAHVPQHAFGAAYYALKAMAAADSANAKANVAREWEWEAGQVPENLRDEVLKRVVIQPTKKGISIKIDKSGDF
- a CDS encoding gamma-glutamylcyclotransferase family protein, which encodes MPLYFAYGASLSRKYMAQRCPECKPRVSATLSNYQLVFTGWSRISHGGTAALKPLRGARVKGGVYDVPDSALKKLDIAEGFPTQNTKLNVIVNTETGESLSCFTYVPAHPAEESKPAPEYLALLQQGYHDWGLI
- a CDS encoding TetR/AcrR family transcriptional regulator; translated protein: MIEHSVKAEKTRRPTWRDEKAEERRLQLIDTALEVFARKGFDKTSVRELAAAAGVAQGLMYHYFKSKDKLLEAVVERHSFLPQLKSLLATLHNEPAAKVLKAVGRQFYDLLGQKESLMNIFFHETQSHPIVPRIWRGIMNEGISLFQNYLDERVKAGELRTHNTDVTARTLAYTIVLLRAGGVAFHQRTRPEAFIDQMVDNILSGIAA
- a CDS encoding YdeI/OmpD-associated family protein codes for the protein MPEFEAVIQSPPDAPRAAYICVPFDVEEVFGTRARVAVKGTFDGRPYRGTIQPMTGGHVIGIDAEMRKSLGKNAGDSIHVMMEKDTEERTVVIPADLSTALDKNPVSRDRFDKLSYSHRKEYVEYITEAKKPETRSRRIQKTIGELATD
- a CDS encoding 50S ribosomal protein L25 produces the protein MDKIAVTLSPRTVTGKKTRFLRRAGVTPCHVFGHNLASETLQAATADLEKVVAMAGTTRLVALQTEGQKKARMAFIREVQRTPVGGGLFHVDFYQVNMNEPITAEIPLRLVGEAPALKTKGRILVHPMAHVEVESLPGDLPASITVDISVLNELHDAIHVRDLKVEPEVTVLSEPDQLIAKVSEITVKAEEVIIAAPVAEAAAPAEGAAPAEGAVPSAPETK